The following proteins are co-located in the Candidatus Electrothrix rattekaaiensis genome:
- a CDS encoding nucleotidyltransferase domain-containing protein, whose protein sequence is MKPVQQWGNNSSYAQHFLHQVRKEVRRLLPDAKVILHGSRVRNEARHDSDWDFLIIADHPLEKEMIIKLKDSLYDVELENDEVVSSIIRSSQEWSSPEYDALPFKKAVEKEGIEL, encoded by the coding sequence ATGAAGCCGGTTCAGCAATGGGGAAACAACTCATCGTATGCCCAGCACTTTTTGCATCAGGTGAGGAAAGAGGTTCGTCGTTTACTTCCTGATGCGAAAGTCATTCTACACGGTTCTCGTGTTCGCAATGAAGCCCGCCATGACTCTGACTGGGATTTTTTGATTATCGCTGATCATCCGTTGGAAAAAGAGATGATAATAAAGCTGAAGGATAGTCTGTATGATGTTGAATTGGAAAATGATGAGGTGGTGAGTAGCATTATACGGAGCAGTCAGGAGTGGTCTTCGCCTGAATATGATGCGTTACCCTTTAAGAAAGCAGTGGAGAAAGAGGGGATAGAGCTGTGA